In a single window of the Candidatus Gorgyraea atricola genome:
- a CDS encoding type II secretion system protein, with translation MKGRQGFTLVEIMIVVAVVMTLATLAISSVLRARHNANEMAAVASCRTVVTAAQNFYASSYPHAYPSSMLDLVPPISIPPYIDTILASGTKQGYTFNYALVDSETFTLNANPVSAGKTGTRYFFSDESSIIKANPNGPASVNDPVVQ, from the coding sequence ATGAAAGGGCGTCAGGGGTTTACCCTAGTTGAAATAATGATAGTTGTCGCAGTGGTTATGACGCTTGCGACCTTGGCTATTTCTAGCGTATTGCGCGCCAGGCATAATGCGAATGAGATGGCTGCAGTGGCTTCATGCAGGACCGTTGTTACTGCGGCACAGAACTTTTACGCGAGTTCTTACCCGCATGCCTATCCATCTAGCATGTTGGATCTTGTTCCGCCGATTTCTATTCCGCCATACATTGATACTATACTTGCCAGTGGCACAAAGCAGGGCTATACGTTTAATTATGCCCTTGTTGACAGCGAGACCTTTACATTGAATGCCAATCCTGTTTCTGCTGGAAAAACAGGCACGAGATACTTTTTTTCTGATGAGTCCAGCATAATAAAAGCAAATCCTAATGGTCCGGCAAGCGTAAATGATCCAGTAGTGCAATAA
- a CDS encoding type II secretion system protein — protein MLKLRERHGFTLVEIMIVVAIISLLAAIAIPNLLRARHNANEAASIAASRTISTACESFRSAQTPPTYPANLAALSGATPAYIDGGLGGATAAANAKQGYFYAYVLVNANQFTCTASPAVSGTTGTRVFFVDESGVIRLTNAAGVPIE, from the coding sequence ATGCTTAAATTAAGAGAAAGGCATGGTTTCACGCTCGTAGAGATCATGATAGTCGTCGCAATCATATCTTTATTGGCAGCAATTGCCATACCGAATTTGCTACGAGCAAGGCACAACGCTAACGAAGCAGCATCTATTGCAGCTAGCCGAACCATTAGCACTGCATGCGAGAGCTTCCGTTCAGCGCAGACGCCACCCACGTATCCTGCTAACTTAGCAGCGCTTAGTGGAGCGACTCCAGCATACATCGATGGAGGACTTGGAGGAGCAACTGCGGCCGCGAATGCAAAGCAAGGGTATTTTTATGCCTATGTACTTGTAAACGCGAACCAGTTTACATGCACTGCTTCACCAGCTGTCAGCGGGACAACAGGTACGCGAGTATTTTTCGTGGATGAGAGCGGTGTTATCAGACTTACTAATGCTGCTGGCGTACCGATAGAATAA
- the pilM gene encoding type IV pilus assembly protein PilM produces the protein MKKVIGIDLGQYNVKLVELEHKKGKPVVSKCLITSVADGNPASALKTLLGQAKLSLKRVNVSLAGPSVIVRYIEMPPMKKEEIESAIKFEAGKYIPFDIDQSIIDCAVLDKTSSGSQRVLLVAAKKPEVDRLIELFKNFGLEIGTIDVDSFAFLNCFHAAAEKKEDAAYGLINMGERFSNMNIVTKGNVYFTRDILWGGADITKRIRDAMALSLEDAEALKKNPAEKREEVISVINPVLERLSSQMRMSFDYFESQFGRGVEKVYISGGTSYLFNMLDFLKDNLGLPVVMWDPFEAVSLAGPVSEPEGSPALFAVAIGLALRQ, from the coding sequence GTGAAAAAAGTCATTGGAATAGATCTCGGGCAATATAATGTAAAGTTAGTGGAGCTGGAGCATAAAAAAGGCAAGCCTGTAGTCTCCAAGTGTCTCATCACGTCTGTAGCTGATGGAAATCCAGCCTCAGCGCTCAAGACACTGCTGGGCCAGGCAAAGCTGTCTTTGAAGCGTGTAAATGTCTCACTCGCAGGCCCGTCAGTGATAGTGCGCTACATCGAGATGCCGCCCATGAAAAAAGAAGAGATAGAAAGCGCAATAAAGTTCGAGGCAGGGAAGTATATACCATTTGACATAGATCAGTCCATAATAGATTGTGCGGTGCTTGACAAGACGAGTTCCGGGAGTCAAAGGGTTTTGCTGGTCGCGGCAAAGAAGCCGGAAGTGGATAGACTGATAGAGCTTTTTAAAAATTTTGGACTCGAGATAGGCACTATAGACGTAGACAGTTTTGCATTTTTAAATTGTTTCCATGCAGCGGCAGAGAAAAAGGAAGACGCGGCATACGGTCTTATCAATATGGGTGAGCGTTTTTCCAATATGAATATCGTAACAAAGGGAAATGTATATTTTACAAGGGATATATTGTGGGGCGGCGCAGATATTACAAAAAGGATCAGGGATGCAATGGCGCTCAGCCTGGAAGACGCGGAGGCATTAAAGAAGAACCCTGCTGAGAAAAGGGAAGAAGTGATAAGCGTTATTAATCCTGTGCTTGAAAGGCTCTCGTCGCAGATGCGGATGTCTTTTGATTATTTTGAAAGTCAGTTCGGCAGGGGCGTTGAAAAGGTCTACATAAGCGGCGGGACTTCGTATCTCTTTAATATGCTGGATTTTCTTAAAGATAATTTAGGCTTACCTGTAGTGATGTGGGATCCGTTTGAGGCTGTTTCATTAGCGGGTCCTGTTAGCGAGCCAGAAGGATCGCCGGCCTTATTTGCAGTAGCAATCGGCCTGGCGCTGAGGCAGTGA